Proteins encoded together in one Entelurus aequoreus isolate RoL-2023_Sb linkage group LG20, RoL_Eaeq_v1.1, whole genome shotgun sequence window:
- the LOC133635951 gene encoding uncharacterized protein LOC133635951 — MLRCLCSCCLSKENERQPLLQTRPPQPNGAESARKTRAVTSEPQAAKQTGRLVMRRVCVPDLDLRFSDLAETFNELQGRYESMIGHIGNLQKNCGCTLNDVNISHCVGKICEEHRDKYTVSLTMKGYDFYLSAASREGNNELSVSRAVRSAQVEVKCLSENTKAAISKGTTLQELIGWLLRSKVQMAEQVKKVAGTYQEQGRLMENLEENMKEVSRAKELSLKYRQHAGEVLSQAAHIAGAPL, encoded by the exons ATGCTGCGTTGTCTGTGCAGTTGCTGCCTTTCCAAGGAAAACGAG AGGCAGCCTCTCCTGCAGACCCGCCCACCTCAGCCAAATGGAGCCGAATCTGCCAGGAAAACAAGAGCAGTAACCTCTG AGCCACAGGCCGCCAAGCAGACAGGCAGACTGGTAATGAGGCGGGTCTGCGTGCCAGACCTGGATCTGAGGTTTTCTGATTTGGCCGAGACCTTCAACGAGCTGCAAGGACGCTACGAGTCCATGATTGGACACATCGGAAACCTGCAGAAGAATTGCGGCTGCACTTTGAATGATGTGAACATATCCCACTGTGTGGGGAAGATATGTGAAGAACACA GGGACAAATACACCGTCTCCTTGACGATGAAGGGCTATGACTTTTACCTTTCCGCGGCGTCCCGAGAGGGAAATAACGAGCTCTCCGTGTCTCGAGCCGTGCGATCAGCTCAAGTGGAGGTGAAGTGCCTCTCCGAGAACACCAAGGCCGCCATATCCAAGGGTACGACTCTTCAGGAGCTGATTGGCTGGCTGCTCCGCAGCAAGGTACAGATGGCCGAGCAGGTGAAGAAGGTGGCGGGGACTTACCAGGAGCAAGGAAGACTCATGGAGAATCTGGAGGAGAACATGAAGGAAGTGAGTAGGGCGAAGGAGTTGTCGTTGAAATACAGACAGCATGCTGGAGAGGTCCTCTCCCAGGCAGCTCACATTGCAGGCGCTCCATTATAA